The following proteins are co-located in the Agromyces laixinhei genome:
- a CDS encoding type II secretion system F family protein, with the protein MPRPRRGSSTRRSIRPLPFRSGVVRLRRRRDPAAEVDAIAAVTERLAVLLAAGVPAATAWSHVGAESIAAPDAAVLAAAAVAAGNGDQVSPAITEAVRVRPGASSLAGARGGVGRRVRAGAPLAGSLRDLAAVLRDEAQLRREVRAALAGPAASARLVMALPAIAVVFGATLGFDTLGVLFGNPVGLVCLGLGLVCLWAGHRWNVTLAARAGRSRVDAGLELELLAIAMSSGVSIDRARALARSSIEQYVPHAGDGAEVDAVLGLAARAGAPVAELLRAEAFRLRRAARSAGMERAAALGVRLMLPLGLCVLPAFVLLGVAPLMISVITGTLGGAL; encoded by the coding sequence ATGCCCCGGCCGCGGCGTGGATCGAGCACACGACGGTCGATCCGGCCGCTGCCGTTCCGCAGCGGCGTCGTGCGACTGCGGCGACGTCGCGATCCTGCCGCGGAGGTCGATGCGATCGCTGCCGTCACCGAACGGCTCGCCGTGCTGCTCGCGGCAGGCGTGCCGGCCGCGACCGCGTGGAGCCATGTCGGCGCGGAGTCGATCGCAGCGCCCGACGCTGCGGTCCTCGCGGCGGCGGCCGTGGCGGCCGGGAATGGCGACCAGGTGTCGCCGGCGATCACGGAGGCGGTTCGGGTGCGTCCCGGCGCTTCGAGCCTGGCCGGTGCTCGCGGCGGCGTGGGGCGTCGCGTCCGGGCCGGTGCGCCGCTCGCCGGGAGCCTGCGCGATCTCGCCGCGGTGCTGCGCGACGAGGCGCAGCTGCGCCGAGAGGTGCGCGCAGCACTCGCGGGCCCGGCGGCGAGTGCCCGCCTCGTGATGGCGTTGCCGGCGATCGCGGTCGTCTTCGGTGCGACGCTCGGCTTCGACACGCTCGGCGTGCTGTTCGGCAATCCCGTCGGACTCGTGTGCCTCGGCCTCGGGCTCGTGTGCTTGTGGGCTGGTCACCGATGGAACGTGACGCTCGCCGCTCGCGCCGGCCGATCGCGCGTCGACGCGGGGCTCGAACTCGAACTGCTCGCGATCGCGATGTCGAGCGGAGTGTCGATCGATCGCGCGAGAGCACTGGCACGCAGCTCCATCGAGCAGTACGTGCCGCACGCCGGCGACGGAGCGGAGGTCGACGCGGTGCTCGGGCTCGCGGCGCGTGCCGGGGCTCCGGTCGCCGAGTTGCTGCGCGCCGAGGCGTTCAGGTTGCGCCGGGCGGCGCGGTCGGCAGGCATGGAGCGGGCCGCCGCGCTCGGCGTGCGGCTCATGCTTCCACTCGGGCTGTGCGTGCTCCCGGCCTTCGTGTTGCTCGGCGTCGCACCGCTCATGATCTCGGTCATCACGGGCACCCTCGGCGGTGCTTTGTGA
- a CDS encoding DUF4244 domain-containing protein — translation MHQHPAAEPLAAEPSATEHPRDRTRPGRARLVARRIAVRLAGERGAATAEYAVATMAAVGFAGLLVIILRGDEVRGILTDLVRNALTVG, via the coding sequence ATGCACCAACACCCCGCAGCCGAACCCCTCGCAGCCGAACCCTCTGCGACCGAACACCCCCGAGACCGCACACGACCCGGCCGCGCGCGCCTCGTCGCCAGGCGGATCGCCGTGCGACTCGCCGGGGAACGCGGAGCAGCGACGGCCGAGTACGCCGTGGCGACCATGGCGGCGGTCGGGTTCGCCGGCCTGCTCGTCATCATCCTCCGCGGCGACGAGGTGCGCGGCATCCTCACCGATCTCGTGCGGAATGCGCTCACGGTCGGCTGA
- a CDS encoding TadE family type IV pilus minor pilin, with amino-acid sequence MTAEFAVALPAIALVLATCLASVQLAAQQVRLTDASADAARSLGRGESNSAAAAIADRVSGGADLSVAVDGQFVCAMLTSSGGGLLAAIELRAESCAVTGGR; translated from the coding sequence GTGACCGCGGAATTCGCGGTCGCGCTGCCCGCCATCGCGCTCGTGCTCGCGACGTGTCTCGCCTCGGTGCAACTGGCGGCGCAGCAGGTTCGGTTGACGGATGCTTCGGCCGACGCCGCCAGATCGCTCGGGCGCGGGGAGTCGAACTCCGCGGCGGCGGCCATCGCCGACCGCGTCTCGGGCGGCGCCGATCTCTCGGTGGCGGTCGACGGTCAGTTCGTGTGTGCGATGCTCACGTCCTCGGGCGGGGGACTGCTCGCGGCGATCGAACTCCGGGCCGAGTCCTGCGCCGTGACGGGTGGCCGGTGA
- a CDS encoding Rv3654c family TadE-like protein — protein sequence MAAGRRIDAAGRRVDADRGAASVLAVGVIGAMAALAVALTALLGVFVVSQRASNAADAAALAAADAISGAVAGVPCALADTVAARNGARLSACEGDGAAASVIVVIDTVAGFAVSASARAGPPGGPG from the coding sequence ATGGCTGCCGGGCGTCGCATCGATGCTGCCGGGCGTCGTGTCGATGCTGATCGCGGCGCGGCCTCCGTGCTCGCCGTCGGCGTCATCGGGGCGATGGCCGCGCTCGCCGTGGCGCTCACGGCATTGCTCGGCGTCTTCGTCGTCTCGCAACGGGCGTCGAACGCGGCAGACGCCGCTGCCCTCGCGGCGGCCGACGCGATCTCGGGCGCCGTGGCGGGCGTGCCGTGCGCACTCGCAGACACCGTTGCCGCCCGCAACGGTGCGCGGCTGAGCGCCTGCGAAGGAGACGGCGCCGCGGCATCCGTCATCGTCGTCATCGACACCGTGGCGGGGTTCGCGGTCTCAGCATCGGCTCGCGCCGGACCGCCCGGAGGGCCCGGCTGA
- the topA gene encoding type I DNA topoisomerase yields MSGAKKLVIVESPTKMKSIAQYLGEGYEVLSSVGHIRDLIEPKNLPAELKKGPLGKFSVDVDNGFEPYYVVSDSKKKTVAELKRALKGADELLLATDEDREGEAIAWHLLQELKPKVPVRRMVFHEITKDAIQKAKDNTRDLDTALVDAQETRRILDRLYGYEVSPVLWRKVGPGLSAGRVQSAATRLVVDRERERLAFVSAGYWDLAGRFADAASEGSPSFEAKLVRLAGQRVATGRDFDDAGKLKGKAVVLDEATAAALVTALADDAVSRTVSKVESKPYSRRPAAPFTTSTLQQESARKLRLSARDTMRVAQSLYENGYITYMRTDSPSLSQQAITAARSQATKLYGADSIPDKPRAYAGKSKNAQEAHEAIRPSGEVFRTPAELQSVLRGSEFKLYDLIWKRTVASQMADAKGQTATVTIEVGPTAADAAAPADPTAPVGGTIAEFTASGTVITFRGFLAAYEEGRDEERNAEEAPGEAKLPPLKEGQSLAMADLEAKGHETSPPPRYTEASLVKRLEELGIGRPSTFASIISTILDRGYVTQRGQALVPSWVAFSVVRLLEEHFGDLVEYDFTAEMEDDLDHIAAGEADRVDWLSSFYFGSDKHRGLRQVVDNLGEIDAREINSVQIAPGITLRIGKYGPYLETVEEGAAPDATPRRVNLPDGLAPDELTEAKARELIDAPVQEARVLGVNPDNGKEVVVKDGRFGPYVTELEPQPVAVPEADAAASATAQEGTVDPATGEVTDAPKPKAKRAAKKTPAEKPRTASLFKSMQIAEIDFETALRLLNLPRVVGVDPESEAEITAQNGRYGPYLKKGTDTRTLPSEDAIFEIGLDGALELFAQPKYGARTASSALKEFEADPVSGKPIKVKDGRFGPYVTDGTTNATIPRAESVEDITFERAVELLQIKRDKGPAAPRAKKAPAKRAPAKKAATKK; encoded by the coding sequence GTGTCAGGCGCGAAGAAACTGGTCATCGTCGAGTCGCCAACGAAGATGAAGTCCATCGCCCAATATCTGGGCGAGGGCTACGAAGTGCTGTCGTCCGTCGGGCACATCCGCGACCTCATCGAGCCGAAGAACCTGCCGGCAGAGCTGAAGAAGGGCCCGCTCGGCAAGTTCTCGGTCGACGTCGACAACGGCTTCGAGCCGTACTACGTGGTCTCCGACTCCAAGAAGAAGACCGTCGCCGAACTGAAGCGTGCGCTGAAGGGGGCCGACGAACTCCTGCTCGCCACCGATGAAGACCGCGAGGGCGAGGCCATCGCGTGGCACCTGTTGCAGGAGCTGAAGCCCAAGGTGCCGGTGCGGCGCATGGTCTTCCATGAGATCACCAAGGACGCGATCCAGAAGGCGAAGGACAACACCCGCGATCTCGACACCGCACTCGTCGACGCGCAGGAGACCCGGCGCATCCTCGATCGCCTCTACGGTTACGAGGTCTCGCCCGTGCTCTGGCGCAAGGTCGGCCCCGGCCTCTCCGCCGGTCGCGTGCAGTCGGCGGCCACGCGCCTCGTCGTCGACCGCGAGCGCGAGCGCCTCGCCTTCGTCTCCGCAGGCTATTGGGACCTCGCGGGACGCTTCGCGGACGCGGCATCCGAGGGCTCGCCCTCGTTCGAGGCGAAGCTCGTGCGCCTCGCCGGTCAGCGTGTCGCGACCGGCCGCGACTTCGACGACGCCGGAAAGCTGAAGGGCAAGGCCGTCGTGCTCGACGAAGCGACCGCCGCGGCGCTCGTCACGGCGCTCGCCGACGATGCCGTCTCGCGCACCGTCTCGAAGGTCGAGTCGAAGCCGTACTCGCGTCGCCCGGCGGCGCCGTTCACGACGTCGACGCTGCAGCAGGAATCCGCCCGCAAGCTCCGCCTCTCGGCGCGCGACACCATGCGCGTGGCGCAGTCGCTCTACGAGAACGGCTACATCACCTATATGCGAACCGACTCGCCGTCGCTCTCGCAGCAGGCGATCACCGCGGCGCGCTCGCAGGCGACGAAGCTGTACGGTGCGGACTCGATCCCCGACAAGCCGCGCGCGTACGCCGGCAAATCGAAGAACGCGCAAGAGGCGCACGAGGCGATCCGCCCGTCGGGCGAGGTGTTCCGCACGCCCGCCGAACTGCAGAGCGTGCTGCGAGGCAGCGAGTTCAAGCTCTACGACCTGATCTGGAAGCGCACCGTCGCCTCCCAGATGGCCGACGCGAAGGGCCAGACGGCAACCGTCACGATCGAGGTCGGGCCGACGGCGGCGGATGCTGCGGCTCCCGCTGATCCGACCGCCCCTGTGGGGGGTACGATCGCCGAGTTCACCGCGAGCGGCACGGTCATCACCTTCCGCGGTTTCCTCGCCGCCTATGAAGAGGGCCGCGACGAGGAGCGCAACGCCGAAGAGGCTCCCGGCGAGGCGAAACTGCCTCCGCTGAAGGAGGGCCAGTCGCTCGCCATGGCCGACCTCGAGGCGAAGGGCCATGAGACGTCGCCGCCGCCGCGCTACACCGAGGCGAGCCTCGTGAAGCGGCTGGAAGAACTCGGCATCGGCCGACCCTCGACGTTCGCCTCGATCATCTCGACGATCCTCGACCGCGGCTACGTCACGCAACGCGGTCAGGCACTCGTGCCGAGCTGGGTGGCCTTCTCGGTCGTGCGGCTGCTCGAAGAGCACTTCGGTGATCTCGTGGAGTACGACTTCACCGCCGAGATGGAGGATGACCTCGACCACATCGCCGCAGGCGAGGCCGATCGGGTCGACTGGCTCTCGAGCTTCTACTTCGGCTCGGACAAGCATCGTGGTCTGCGACAGGTCGTCGACAACCTCGGTGAGATCGACGCCCGAGAGATCAACTCGGTGCAGATCGCGCCGGGCATCACGCTGCGCATCGGCAAGTACGGTCCGTACCTCGAGACGGTCGAAGAGGGCGCCGCTCCCGATGCGACGCCTCGACGGGTGAACCTACCCGACGGCCTCGCGCCGGACGAGCTCACCGAGGCGAAGGCCCGCGAACTCATCGATGCGCCCGTGCAGGAGGCGCGCGTGCTCGGTGTGAACCCTGACAACGGCAAGGAGGTCGTCGTGAAAGACGGCCGCTTCGGCCCGTATGTCACCGAACTCGAGCCCCAGCCCGTCGCAGTGCCCGAAGCGGATGCCGCGGCCTCCGCAACCGCTCAGGAGGGTACCGTCGACCCCGCGACCGGTGAGGTGACCGACGCGCCGAAGCCGAAGGCCAAGCGCGCAGCGAAGAAGACGCCTGCCGAGAAGCCGCGCACCGCGTCGCTCTTCAAGAGCATGCAGATCGCCGAGATCGATTTCGAGACGGCGCTGCGCCTGCTGAACCTGCCGCGCGTCGTCGGGGTCGACCCCGAGTCCGAGGCCGAGATCACCGCCCAGAACGGCCGCTACGGCCCGTACCTCAAGAAGGGCACCGACACCCGCACGCTGCCGAGCGAAGACGCGATCTTCGAGATCGGACTCGATGGGGCCCTCGAGTTGTTCGCCCAGCCGAAGTACGGCGCCCGCACCGCGTCGAGCGCTCTCAAGGAGTTCGAGGCCGACCCCGTCAGCGGCAAGCCCATCAAGGTGAAAGACGGCCGTTTCGGACCGTACGTCACCGACGGCACCACGAATGCGACGATCCCGCGCGCCGAGTCCGTCGAAGACATCACCTTCGAACGCGCGGTGGAGTTGCTGCAGATCAAGCGCGACAAGGGCCCGGCGGCGCCGCGGGCGAAGAAGGCGCCCGCCAAGCGGGCTCCGGCGAAGAAGGCGGCGACCAAGAAGTGA
- the tmk gene encoding dTMP kinase, translated as MSSGLFITFEGGDGSGKTTQAELLGAWLGEAGRSVVRTREPGGTEVGVEVREIVLHHRGDIAPRAEALLYAADRAHHIATVVRPALARGEVVIQDRYIDSSVAYQGAGRVLDPEAVRGLSEWATEGLLPDLTILLDLDAASARTRLDGARTRYDRLEAEASEFHDRVRSAYLALASAEPERFLVVDAAAPVDEIAAEIRARVARLV; from the coding sequence GTGAGCAGCGGGCTCTTCATCACCTTCGAGGGCGGCGACGGGTCCGGCAAGACGACCCAGGCCGAACTGCTCGGCGCATGGCTCGGTGAGGCCGGGCGCAGCGTGGTGCGCACCCGTGAACCGGGCGGCACCGAGGTCGGAGTCGAGGTGCGCGAGATCGTGCTGCACCATCGCGGTGACATCGCCCCCCGCGCCGAGGCGTTGCTCTACGCCGCCGACCGCGCGCATCACATCGCGACCGTCGTCCGGCCCGCGCTCGCGCGCGGAGAGGTGGTCATCCAGGACCGCTACATCGACTCCTCGGTGGCCTATCAGGGCGCCGGGCGCGTGCTCGATCCCGAGGCCGTGCGCGGACTCTCCGAATGGGCGACCGAGGGCCTCCTGCCCGACCTCACCATTCTGCTCGATCTCGATGCGGCGTCGGCTCGTACCCGGCTCGACGGTGCACGCACACGCTACGACCGACTCGAGGCCGAGGCATCCGAGTTCCACGATCGGGTGCGAAGCGCCTACCTCGCGCTCGCGTCGGCCGAACCCGAGCGGTTCCTCGTGGTCGATGCCGCCGCACCGGTCGACGAGATCGCTGCAGAGATCCGGGCCCGAGTGGCCCGCCTGGTCTGA
- a CDS encoding DNA polymerase III subunit delta' → MSVWSELTGQDAAIALFRSAAESAGAPAAAGSGAGAQQMAHSWLVTGPPGSGRSNLAYAFASALISGLPDGDERTRAQVDARSHPDLHVLATEGVIIKRDDVRDIVRRSHYAPSIGRHRVIIVEDADRMTEQTSNFLLKELEEPPERTVWILCAPSEADLIPTIRSRVRSVRLQVPSIADVATLLERRDGVDPVLAERAAREAQSHIGMAHRLATNEEARRRRSETLELALAVRSASGAVATAARFIEIAGEDAKAIGELRDAEERAHALHSLGVAPGQAVPNALRPQLKSLEDDQKRRATRSLRDGIDRILVDLASLYRDILLIQLHADVPLVNRELEAGMQRAAASASPARTLATLDAIQQARTRIEGNVAPALALEAMLVSAIRRPTAERGAA, encoded by the coding sequence GTGAGCGTGTGGAGTGAACTGACCGGCCAAGATGCCGCGATCGCGCTGTTCCGCAGCGCGGCCGAATCGGCCGGGGCCCCTGCCGCAGCTGGCTCGGGTGCCGGCGCCCAGCAGATGGCCCACTCGTGGCTCGTGACCGGCCCGCCCGGGTCGGGGCGATCCAACCTCGCATACGCCTTCGCGTCCGCCCTCATCTCGGGCCTGCCCGACGGCGACGAGCGCACTCGCGCGCAGGTCGACGCACGCAGCCACCCCGACCTGCACGTGCTCGCCACCGAGGGCGTCATCATCAAGCGCGACGACGTGCGCGACATCGTGCGTCGTTCGCACTACGCGCCGTCGATCGGCAGGCACCGGGTCATCATCGTCGAAGACGCCGACCGCATGACCGAGCAGACCTCGAACTTCCTCCTCAAAGAACTCGAGGAGCCGCCCGAGCGCACCGTGTGGATCCTCTGCGCGCCGAGCGAGGCCGATCTCATCCCCACCATTCGCTCGCGAGTGCGGTCGGTACGACTCCAGGTGCCGAGCATCGCGGATGTCGCGACGCTCCTCGAACGTCGCGACGGCGTCGATCCCGTGCTCGCCGAGCGGGCGGCCCGCGAGGCGCAGAGCCATATCGGCATGGCGCATCGACTCGCGACCAACGAGGAAGCACGGCGGCGTCGCTCCGAGACCCTCGAACTCGCGCTCGCGGTGCGGTCGGCTTCGGGAGCGGTCGCCACGGCCGCGAGATTCATCGAGATCGCCGGTGAAGACGCCAAGGCCATCGGCGAACTGCGCGACGCCGAAGAGCGCGCCCACGCACTGCACTCGCTGGGCGTCGCGCCCGGCCAGGCGGTGCCCAATGCCCTGCGACCGCAACTGAAGTCCCTCGAAGACGACCAGAAGCGCCGCGCCACCCGAAGCCTCCGCGACGGCATCGACCGTATTCTCGTCGATCTCGCGTCGCTCTACCGCGACATCCTGCTGATTCAACTCCACGCCGACGTGCCGCTCGTGAACCGCGAGCTCGAGGCGGGCATGCAGCGGGCCGCGGCATCCGCTTCGCCTGCTCGCACCCTCGCGACCCTCGACGCGATCCAGCAGGCACGCACGCGCATCGAGGGCAACGTCGCGCCGGCCCTTGCGCTCGAGGCGATGCTCGTCTCCGCCATCCGACGACCGACCGCCGAACGAGGGGCCGCATGA
- a CDS encoding alpha/beta hydrolase, translating to MTDSTTARRQRRRDRVAGMPRGVRTAAAVAALGALLALTGCVSSLLTPQQPVSTPTGEQVDAELRPFYTQVLEWERCGDDLGCATATAPLDWNDPSAGETELALVRHVATGDKLGSLLVNPGGPGGSGYDFVADSLDFAVGEPLQERFDVVGFDPRGVGRSSGVACYDAAEMDDYLFGITPGERGSDEWIAAVEIAERDFGEACAENTDELLGNVDTESAARDMDLLRAVLGDERLNYLGFSYGTFLGATYAELYPDKVGKLVLDGAIDPAASETEVSQAQAVGFENALKAYLEFCLADTECPFDGTVDEAVDEIGRLLASVDQSPLRGTDGRLVGADTLVTAIIYPLYSADSWPYLGDMFESVMFGDADMALAFADGYYGRNPDGTYLDNSTEAFTAVNCLDYTYQSDVAVMREKAAAVAEVAPIIGPYFGFGDLGCVNWPYQGDRERAEIHAKGADPILVVGTTGDPATPYDWAVALAEQLDSGVLVSYEGEGHTAYNKSNACVDEAVESYFIDGTVPTADPKC from the coding sequence ATGACCGACTCGACCACCGCCAGACGACAGCGCCGCCGCGACCGTGTCGCAGGGATGCCGCGTGGAGTACGTACCGCCGCAGCCGTTGCCGCCCTCGGGGCGCTCTTGGCTCTCACCGGCTGCGTGTCGTCGTTGCTGACGCCGCAGCAGCCGGTCTCGACGCCGACCGGTGAGCAGGTCGACGCCGAGCTCCGGCCGTTCTACACCCAGGTGCTCGAGTGGGAGCGCTGCGGCGACGACCTCGGTTGCGCCACGGCGACGGCACCACTCGACTGGAACGACCCCTCGGCCGGCGAGACCGAGCTCGCCCTCGTGCGCCATGTGGCGACGGGCGACAAGCTCGGGTCGTTGCTCGTGAACCCCGGCGGGCCGGGCGGTTCGGGGTACGACTTCGTGGCGGACTCGCTCGACTTCGCCGTCGGAGAGCCGCTGCAGGAGCGCTTCGACGTCGTCGGCTTCGACCCCCGCGGCGTCGGCCGCTCGTCAGGAGTCGCCTGTTACGACGCAGCCGAGATGGACGACTACCTCTTCGGCATCACGCCGGGCGAGCGCGGCAGCGATGAGTGGATCGCCGCAGTGGAGATCGCCGAGCGCGACTTCGGCGAGGCATGCGCGGAGAACACCGACGAGTTGCTCGGCAACGTCGACACCGAGAGCGCGGCGCGCGACATGGACCTGCTGCGGGCGGTGCTCGGCGACGAGCGGCTCAACTACCTCGGCTTCTCATACGGCACGTTCCTCGGCGCGACCTACGCCGAGCTCTATCCCGACAAGGTCGGCAAGCTCGTGCTCGACGGGGCCATCGACCCCGCGGCCAGCGAGACCGAGGTCTCACAGGCGCAGGCCGTCGGCTTCGAGAATGCGCTGAAGGCGTACCTCGAGTTCTGCCTCGCCGACACGGAGTGCCCGTTCGACGGCACGGTCGACGAGGCCGTCGACGAGATCGGTCGGTTGCTGGCATCCGTCGACCAGAGCCCGCTGCGCGGTACCGATGGACGCCTCGTGGGCGCCGACACCCTCGTCACGGCGATCATCTACCCGCTGTACAGCGCCGACTCGTGGCCGTACCTCGGCGACATGTTCGAGTCGGTCATGTTCGGCGACGCCGACATGGCGCTCGCCTTCGCCGACGGGTACTACGGTCGCAACCCCGATGGCACCTACCTCGACAACTCGACCGAGGCGTTCACCGCGGTCAACTGCCTCGACTACACGTACCAGTCCGATGTCGCCGTGATGCGCGAGAAGGCCGCCGCCGTCGCCGAAGTCGCCCCGATCATCGGGCCGTACTTCGGCTTCGGTGACCTCGGGTGCGTCAACTGGCCGTATCAGGGTGACCGGGAGCGGGCCGAGATCCACGCGAAGGGCGCCGACCCGATCCTCGTCGTCGGCACCACCGGTGACCCGGCGACTCCGTACGACTGGGCCGTTGCGCTCGCCGAGCAGCTCGACAGCGGGGTGCTCGTCTCGTACGAGGGGGAGGGGCACACGGCGTACAACAAGTCGAACGCGTGCGTCGATGAGGCCGTCGAGTCCTACTTCATCGACGGCACGGTGCCCACCGCCGACCCGAAGTGCTGA
- a CDS encoding winged helix-turn-helix transcriptional regulator yields MKLDQLFLDTDHIMRHHGWMAEDGTSKSLGHHRGTDRGDAFQWDIREDCEVRQILDRIADKWSLLVIALLDDRTMRFTELKRMIDGVSQRMLTVTLRQLERDGMVHRTVHPVVPPRVDYALTDLGRSLHTTVQSLVVWTERHQDDIAEARSRYDLNAQATAVTTSTAL; encoded by the coding sequence GTGAAGTTGGATCAGTTATTTCTTGATACTGACCACATCATGCGTCACCATGGATGGATGGCGGAAGACGGCACTTCGAAGTCACTCGGTCACCATCGGGGAACCGACCGGGGCGACGCATTTCAATGGGACATCCGAGAGGACTGCGAAGTGCGGCAGATCCTCGATCGAATCGCCGACAAGTGGTCGCTGCTCGTGATCGCCCTCCTCGACGATCGCACGATGCGCTTCACCGAGCTGAAACGCATGATCGACGGCGTCAGCCAGCGCATGCTCACCGTGACCCTGCGTCAGCTCGAGCGCGACGGCATGGTGCACCGCACCGTGCATCCTGTCGTACCCCCGCGCGTCGACTATGCGCTCACCGACCTCGGCCGTTCGCTGCACACAACCGTGCAGTCGCTCGTGGTGTGGACGGAGCGACACCAAGACGACATCGCCGAGGCGCGAAGCCGTTACGACCTCAACGCGCAAGCAACTGCCGTCACGACAAGTACTGCCCTTTGA
- a CDS encoding MFS transporter, producing the protein MTTDTSSIPARPTHANGPGGRDDRIRGRALGLLVVLCGAAFLEGVDIAMFGVALPAIRADLGLTTGQLQWVVSAYILGYGGFMLLGGRAADLLGRRRVFLVALAVFIVFSGLGGLASEPWPLLAARAATGVAAAFMMPAGLSIITTGFREGPVRTRALLIYAGIGAAGFSIGLVTGGLLTIFGWRWVFFAPVIVSVVLLAFAFPLVPKPEAGASRPPRGRADVAGAILVTGAFLALLTAVEQSSHAEPLVTWSLAALSILLIGAFVGIERRASEPLVRLSFLRRIPQLRAYAGAASLAAGFMGFQFLVVLHLQEQRGWNSLVTSLALLVLGIDAILAPLLTPRLVARFGLWPVTLVGLVAAAASFLLFLPVTDEWAYAAMFPSFLALGLAFTFAYGPLTVAATDGVADEDQGLSGGLLYTSFQFGAAIGLAATSAVMTAAAADGVEPIEATRLSLAVPIAASVLGIAAAIGGVVASRRAAHTR; encoded by the coding sequence GTGACGACCGACACGAGCTCCATCCCCGCACGGCCCACCCATGCGAACGGTCCGGGGGGCCGCGACGACCGCATCAGGGGCCGCGCACTCGGTCTGCTCGTGGTGCTCTGCGGTGCCGCGTTCCTCGAAGGTGTCGACATCGCGATGTTCGGCGTCGCGCTGCCCGCGATCCGAGCCGATCTCGGACTCACCACGGGACAACTGCAGTGGGTCGTGAGTGCGTACATCCTCGGCTATGGCGGCTTCATGCTGCTCGGCGGACGAGCTGCCGACCTGCTCGGCCGTCGCCGCGTGTTCCTCGTGGCGCTCGCCGTATTCATCGTGTTCTCGGGACTCGGCGGGCTGGCGAGCGAGCCGTGGCCGCTGCTGGCAGCCCGCGCCGCGACGGGCGTAGCGGCCGCGTTCATGATGCCGGCAGGCCTGTCGATCATCACGACGGGGTTCAGGGAGGGACCCGTTCGCACTCGGGCCCTCCTCATCTACGCGGGCATCGGCGCGGCCGGATTTTCGATCGGGCTCGTCACCGGAGGCCTCCTCACCATCTTCGGATGGCGGTGGGTGTTCTTCGCGCCGGTGATCGTGTCGGTTGTCCTCCTGGCTTTCGCATTCCCGCTCGTACCCAAGCCGGAAGCAGGTGCCTCGCGACCACCGCGCGGTCGGGCGGATGTCGCGGGCGCCATTCTGGTGACCGGGGCGTTCCTCGCGCTGCTCACCGCCGTCGAGCAGTCGTCGCACGCCGAACCTCTCGTGACGTGGTCGCTCGCGGCCCTGAGCATTCTCCTCATCGGAGCGTTCGTCGGCATCGAACGGCGGGCGTCAGAGCCGCTCGTCCGCCTGTCGTTCCTGCGCCGGATCCCGCAACTCCGGGCTTACGCAGGCGCTGCGTCGCTCGCGGCGGGCTTCATGGGATTCCAGTTCCTCGTCGTGCTGCACCTGCAGGAGCAGCGCGGCTGGAACAGCCTCGTGACCTCCCTCGCCCTGCTGGTGCTCGGTATCGACGCGATCCTCGCGCCGTTGCTCACGCCCCGCCTGGTCGCCAGGTTCGGGCTCTGGCCGGTCACGCTCGTCGGGCTCGTCGCCGCGGCGGCGTCCTTTCTCCTGTTCTTGCCGGTCACCGACGAGTGGGCGTACGCGGCGATGTTCCCGAGCTTCCTCGCGCTTGGGCTCGCGTTCACCTTCGCCTACGGGCCGCTCACGGTGGCGGCGACCGATGGCGTGGCAGACGAGGACCAGGGCCTCAGCGGGGGCCTGCTGTACACCTCGTTCCAGTTCGGCGCCGCGATCGGACTGGCCGCGACGAGCGCGGTCATGACTGCGGCCGCGGCGGACGGGGTCGAGCCGATAGAGGCCACCCGGCTCTCGCTCGCGGTGCCCATCGCGGCCTCCGTGCTCGGCATCGCCGCGGCCATCGGTGGGGTGGTGGCGTCGCGCCGGGCAGCACATACCAGATGA